One genomic region from Reichenbachiella ulvae encodes:
- a CDS encoding DUF7151 family protein encodes MKSTQKLPALVLVIALSIALFRCIESGSDPIPGADGLSALIEMTSEPSGANCTSGGTKITIGQDLDEDGVLDAGEIKATSFICNGSADNLMAVTSELVPDENCETGGVLVEIGADLDGSESLEPEEIQTSYFICNGSTGANSLMTVSPEAAGSNCSAGGTKVEVGLDANANGTLDVEEVSSTSYICNGENGLSGTNSLVRVDTEPAGTNCSTGGLAVFVGLDSDNDGVLSDTEIIGAANYICNGSDGNNGANGNDGRSPIVVSAPSSSCSNGGTELIFGYDDNGDGSLNATDDTILETLSVCDGIDGINTLISTSTSGINCENGGVRIEFGPDTNGNNVLDTEEITANQEICNGIDGSNSLVKLTTLSVGNSNCSGGGVRVEVGIDADGDGVLDLSEIDNTQTSYVCNGSSDGIYEFYFTQGVDGYTGVVECTMDNYAAELTTDSLIAGYFPSAVIGVASGRTNAFALPTNASSFLPLLRFEGLESIASEISGSYHVVEATLYVYGSLASTYSGNRLAVSHLNYPADNILFGTDATVAQKTATPTITTWINGNFSIDDQGPTYDMFDMLQRGTSDTTFVGYIPLALDRSSVDQWIAGQNHGVALALIDDIIEGSEILFIENSNVANLYHRPTLYIKVKELATAGRSNPKPEDEYKNWWSTLSYEEKLGPLKRR; translated from the coding sequence ATGAAATCCACCCAAAAATTGCCAGCTTTAGTTCTGGTTATCGCCTTATCTATTGCCTTATTCAGATGCATCGAAAGTGGCTCTGACCCTATACCAGGAGCAGACGGACTCAGTGCATTAATAGAAATGACCAGTGAGCCTTCAGGTGCTAATTGCACTTCGGGAGGAACGAAAATCACCATAGGACAGGACCTCGATGAAGATGGGGTCTTAGATGCCGGTGAAATTAAAGCGACCAGTTTCATTTGTAATGGCAGTGCCGACAATTTAATGGCCGTCACTTCGGAGCTTGTGCCTGACGAAAATTGCGAAACTGGAGGAGTACTTGTTGAAATCGGAGCTGATCTGGATGGAAGCGAAAGCCTGGAACCCGAAGAAATCCAAACCTCTTATTTCATTTGCAATGGTAGCACTGGCGCGAATAGCTTAATGACTGTCAGTCCGGAGGCAGCAGGAAGCAACTGCAGTGCAGGAGGCACTAAAGTAGAAGTCGGACTAGATGCTAATGCCAATGGAACTCTCGATGTAGAAGAAGTTTCATCGACCTCCTATATCTGTAATGGTGAAAATGGCTTATCAGGCACCAATTCCCTGGTAAGAGTAGACACAGAACCTGCTGGCACCAATTGTAGCACTGGAGGGTTAGCTGTATTTGTAGGATTAGACAGCGACAATGATGGTGTGCTTAGTGACACTGAAATAATAGGAGCTGCCAACTACATCTGCAACGGTAGCGATGGCAACAACGGGGCAAATGGCAATGATGGGAGAAGCCCAATCGTGGTGAGTGCACCATCCAGTAGCTGTTCTAATGGAGGCACCGAATTGATTTTTGGCTATGACGACAATGGCGATGGCAGTCTGAACGCCACTGACGATACCATCTTAGAAACCCTGTCTGTATGCGATGGAATTGACGGTATCAATACGCTAATTAGCACCAGCACCTCAGGAATCAATTGCGAAAACGGAGGCGTGAGGATTGAATTCGGTCCAGATACCAATGGAAACAATGTACTAGATACTGAAGAAATCACAGCCAATCAGGAAATATGTAACGGTATCGACGGATCCAACAGTCTTGTAAAACTCACAACACTAAGTGTAGGCAATTCAAATTGCTCAGGTGGTGGAGTGCGAGTCGAAGTGGGTATAGATGCTGACGGAGATGGTGTGTTAGACCTATCCGAAATCGACAACACTCAAACCTCGTATGTCTGCAATGGCAGCAGTGATGGTATTTATGAATTTTATTTCACCCAAGGAGTAGATGGGTACACTGGTGTGGTTGAATGCACGATGGACAATTATGCCGCAGAGTTGACTACTGATAGTTTGATTGCCGGTTATTTTCCTAGTGCAGTCATAGGAGTAGCCAGTGGGCGTACAAACGCTTTCGCACTGCCAACTAACGCCAGTAGTTTTTTACCCTTGCTCAGGTTTGAAGGATTGGAAAGTATCGCTTCAGAAATTAGCGGAAGCTACCACGTTGTAGAAGCTACTTTGTATGTGTATGGCTCCCTAGCCAGTACTTATTCAGGTAATCGACTTGCTGTCAGTCACTTGAACTACCCTGCCGACAATATTTTATTCGGAACTGACGCTACGGTGGCACAAAAAACTGCTACACCAACAATAACCACATGGATCAATGGAAATTTTTCTATCGATGATCAAGGCCCTACCTATGACATGTTCGATATGCTGCAACGTGGAACCTCTGACACTACATTTGTAGGCTATATACCCTTGGCGCTAGACCGGTCCAGTGTAGACCAATGGATCGCAGGGCAAAACCATGGTGTAGCACTTGCCTTAATTGATGACATAATTGAAGGAAGTGAAATTCTGTTTATAGAGAATTCGAATGTTGCAAATTTATACCATAGGCCTACTCTTTATATTAAAGTAAAAGAACTAGCCACTGCGGGAAGGAGCAATCCAAAACCTGAAGATGAATACAAAAACTGGTGGTCTACATTGAGCTACGAAGAAAAATTAGGGCCACTCAAAAGAAGATGA
- a CDS encoding bifunctional 4-hydroxy-2-oxoglutarate aldolase/2-dehydro-3-deoxy-phosphogluconate aldolase — protein sequence MARFTRIEVALKMKETGVVPVFYHKDLEVCKEILKACYAGGARVFEFTNRGDYAHEVFGELNKFAAKETPEMILGIGSVIDAGTTSLYIQLGANFVVSPILNADMAKVCNRRKIAWSPGCGSLTEISYAEELGAEVVKIFPGSQVGGPSFVAAVKGPFSWSSIMPTGGVEPTEENMKGWFDAGVHCVGMGSKLFLKDSNGNFDYAGIETKVKETLAIAKKLRK from the coding sequence ATGGCAAGATTTACACGAATAGAGGTAGCATTAAAAATGAAGGAAACCGGAGTAGTTCCTGTTTTCTACCACAAAGATCTAGAGGTATGCAAGGAAATTTTAAAAGCCTGCTATGCCGGAGGTGCAAGAGTATTCGAATTCACTAATAGAGGAGACTATGCACATGAAGTTTTTGGTGAGCTGAACAAATTTGCAGCTAAAGAAACTCCTGAAATGATTCTAGGTATTGGATCGGTCATCGATGCAGGTACCACTTCCCTTTACATCCAATTAGGGGCCAATTTTGTAGTTTCTCCAATTTTGAATGCGGACATGGCGAAAGTTTGCAACCGTAGAAAAATCGCCTGGTCTCCAGGATGTGGTTCGTTAACAGAAATCTCCTATGCGGAAGAGCTAGGTGCTGAGGTAGTTAAAATATTCCCTGGATCTCAAGTCGGTGGCCCTTCATTCGTAGCAGCTGTCAAAGGTCCTTTCTCCTGGTCTAGCATCATGCCGACAGGCGGTGTAGAGCCAACAGAAGAAAACATGAAAGGCTGGTTCGATGCTGGCGTTCACTGTGTTGGCATGGGATCTAAACTTTTCTTAAAAGATTCCAATGGCAATTTCGATTATGCTGGTATCGAAACTAAAGTCAAAGAGACTTTAGCAATCGCTAAAAAACTAAGAAAGTAA
- a CDS encoding 6-phosphofructokinase, producing MTKKSVAIICGGGPAPGINTVVSTVAKLFLNDGYEVLGVHEGYKGLFSPDPKVISFDFRYADRIFSRGGSSILMSRHKPKDHEFNSDFFIKNNVKLLVTIGGDDTASTANRIAKFLKKENLPISNIHVPKTIDNDLPLPDRNPTFGFHSAKDEGVKIGNTIYEDAITSNNWFIMSAMGRSAGHLAFGIASACHFPMLIIPEMFNKTKVTLSKVVDLIISSMLKRKILGIDYGVALVSEGVFHIIEEEELKNSGILFTYDDHGHPELGNVSKSNIFNVLVQEQLKELNINIKSRPIELGYELRCCRPIGYDLTLCTLLASGVKKLFDEGVTGCIVTTNSRGDITPMYLSEFENSDGVIPPRLVDIDAEISKLSFKNLHFIVESDYKKLGQLIPDPDRFDFNKILNW from the coding sequence ATGACAAAAAAATCTGTAGCGATCATATGCGGTGGCGGTCCTGCTCCTGGCATCAATACAGTCGTCAGTACAGTAGCCAAATTATTTTTGAACGATGGCTATGAAGTATTAGGCGTCCACGAAGGATACAAAGGCCTTTTTTCACCCGATCCAAAAGTCATATCATTCGACTTTAGGTATGCGGATCGAATTTTCAGCAGAGGTGGTTCCTCCATCCTGATGAGTAGGCACAAACCAAAAGATCACGAGTTCAACAGTGATTTTTTCATAAAAAACAACGTAAAACTGCTGGTAACCATAGGCGGAGATGATACTGCCAGCACAGCCAATAGGATAGCCAAATTCCTAAAAAAGGAAAACCTGCCTATCTCTAATATTCACGTTCCGAAGACCATAGACAATGATCTACCGCTTCCGGATCGCAATCCTACCTTTGGTTTCCACTCCGCCAAGGACGAAGGTGTCAAAATCGGAAATACGATCTACGAAGATGCGATCACCAGCAACAACTGGTTCATTATGTCTGCTATGGGAAGATCTGCAGGGCATTTGGCATTTGGAATTGCCTCTGCCTGTCATTTCCCTATGTTGATCATCCCAGAGATGTTCAACAAAACCAAAGTCACCTTGAGTAAGGTGGTAGATCTCATTATTTCTTCTATGCTCAAAAGGAAGATTCTCGGGATCGACTATGGAGTAGCACTGGTCAGCGAAGGTGTCTTTCATATCATCGAAGAAGAGGAACTGAAAAACTCGGGCATCCTTTTCACCTACGACGACCATGGACACCCGGAATTGGGCAATGTCAGTAAGTCCAATATTTTCAATGTTTTAGTTCAGGAGCAGCTCAAAGAACTGAATATCAACATCAAAAGTCGTCCAATTGAATTGGGATACGAACTGAGATGCTGCCGACCAATTGGCTATGACCTCACCCTGTGCACGTTGCTGGCAAGTGGTGTAAAGAAACTGTTCGACGAAGGAGTTACAGGATGTATCGTCACCACTAACTCACGTGGGGACATCACACCGATGTACCTTTCAGAATTTGAAAACAGCGATGGAGTGATTCCTCCCCGACTTGTGGATATAGATGCTGAAATTTCTAAATTGAGCTTTAAGAATCTACATTTCATCGTTGAAAGTGATTATAAAAAATTGGGTCAGCTAATCCCTGATCCAGATAGATTTGATTTTAACAAAATATTAAATTGGTAA
- a CDS encoding sugar kinase, whose product MKKVVTFGEIMLRLAPQGFLRFSQANSFDVVYGGGESNVAVSLANYGVPVDFVTRLPKNDIGECALMEMRKRGVNTENIIFGGDRLGIYFLETGAVSRGSKVVYDRAHSAMSEIKAGMVDWKKVFEGAGWFHWTGITPAISQGAADACLEAVKVASEMGITISTDLNYRAKLWKYCDDAKREEIMTELTAYCDVVLGNEEDAEMHFGIKPEGISVQTEGHNVKAEAFLSVCQQMMEKFPKAKKVITTLRGSISASHNTWAGVLYDGTKMYETRQYQITDIVDRVGGGDSFMGGLIYGLLKYPEDDQNALDFAVAASCLKHTIKGDANLVTVSEVEKLMGGDASGRVAR is encoded by the coding sequence ATGAAAAAAGTAGTAACATTCGGAGAGATCATGCTCCGTTTAGCTCCCCAGGGTTTTTTAAGATTTTCACAGGCCAATTCATTCGACGTAGTTTACGGTGGTGGTGAATCCAACGTGGCAGTTTCATTGGCCAACTACGGTGTTCCTGTAGATTTCGTAACCCGTCTACCAAAAAACGATATCGGAGAGTGTGCGCTAATGGAAATGCGCAAAAGAGGTGTAAACACTGAAAACATTATCTTCGGTGGCGACAGACTAGGTATTTATTTTCTAGAAACCGGTGCTGTGAGCCGAGGTAGCAAAGTAGTATATGACCGTGCACACTCAGCCATGTCTGAGATCAAAGCTGGCATGGTAGATTGGAAGAAAGTGTTTGAAGGAGCGGGATGGTTCCACTGGACTGGGATCACTCCTGCTATTTCGCAAGGAGCTGCAGACGCTTGTCTGGAAGCAGTAAAAGTAGCAAGCGAAATGGGTATTACCATTTCTACTGACCTCAACTACAGAGCAAAACTTTGGAAATACTGTGACGATGCGAAGCGTGAAGAAATCATGACTGAGCTAACTGCCTACTGCGACGTAGTATTAGGAAATGAAGAAGATGCAGAAATGCACTTTGGAATTAAGCCAGAAGGCATCTCAGTACAAACTGAAGGACATAATGTGAAGGCTGAAGCTTTCTTATCAGTATGTCAGCAAATGATGGAGAAATTCCCTAAAGCGAAAAAAGTAATCACTACGTTGAGAGGGTCTATCTCTGCCTCGCACAACACATGGGCTGGAGTATTGTACGACGGTACTAAGATGTACGAAACTCGTCAGTACCAAATCACTGATATCGTAGACCGTGTAGGGGGTGGTGATTCATTCATGGGTGGATTGATCTACGGATTGTTGAAATACCCTGAGGATGACCAAAATGCATTGGATTTTGCTGTGGCCGCTTCTTGCTTGAAGCACACGATCAAAGGAGATGCGAACCTGGTAACAGTCTCTGAAGTAGAAAAACTAATGGGCGGCGATGCTTCTGGTAGAGTAGCCCGATAA
- a CDS encoding LacI family DNA-binding transcriptional regulator, producing the protein MKRITIKEIAKRAGVSVGTVDRVLHNRGEVAEATKKEVLRIAKEGNYTTNVFARSLKLNQVHKIAVILPLDNEYWQTQQSGIQEAAEEYESLGLQLKFFPFDRSNQGSFLSKAAMAIEDQPDAVILAPLMEEEATDICSQLGKLKIPFVFVDSNLERLSPLAFIGQDSVQSGYLAAKLLTYGLWEGPEVFVLKYADFDSLNKTIDERLEGFKSFYKEKKWKTDLIKEVNVKKEFDPDEIFDKDSALVFVPNSRAHQIAKRLALKAGDKQFRIVGYDLIRENAEALDSGRVDFILDQNPKLQGQQGIQAIYKKLIVNTEVKQYQFMPLEVVTKENLKYANSYDGLGTKKAE; encoded by the coding sequence ATGAAAAGAATTACCATCAAGGAAATCGCCAAAAGGGCGGGTGTATCTGTAGGAACGGTAGATCGAGTACTCCACAACAGAGGAGAAGTAGCAGAGGCTACCAAGAAGGAAGTACTGCGGATAGCCAAGGAAGGAAACTATACGACTAATGTCTTCGCTCGGAGCTTAAAGCTGAATCAAGTTCACAAGATAGCCGTTATCCTTCCGCTCGACAATGAGTACTGGCAGACTCAGCAAAGCGGAATCCAGGAAGCTGCTGAGGAATATGAGTCTTTGGGTTTGCAGTTGAAGTTCTTTCCTTTCGATCGTAGCAATCAGGGCTCCTTTCTATCCAAAGCAGCTATGGCGATAGAGGACCAACCCGATGCGGTGATATTGGCTCCCCTGATGGAGGAGGAGGCAACGGACATTTGTAGTCAGTTGGGCAAATTGAAAATCCCTTTTGTTTTTGTTGATTCTAATCTGGAAAGACTTTCTCCTCTGGCATTCATAGGGCAGGATTCGGTACAAAGTGGCTATTTGGCAGCTAAGCTATTGACTTATGGTTTATGGGAAGGGCCGGAGGTTTTCGTTTTGAAATATGCTGACTTTGACAGTCTTAACAAAACCATTGATGAAAGGTTAGAAGGTTTTAAGTCCTTTTATAAGGAGAAGAAATGGAAAACCGATCTGATCAAAGAAGTCAATGTAAAGAAGGAGTTTGATCCGGATGAGATCTTTGATAAGGATTCGGCGCTGGTTTTTGTTCCGAACTCACGTGCGCATCAGATTGCGAAGCGCCTTGCTTTGAAGGCCGGTGACAAACAATTCAGGATTGTAGGCTATGATTTGATTAGAGAAAATGCAGAAGCGCTGGATTCAGGACGTGTTGACTTTATTTTGGATCAGAACCCCAAGTTGCAAGGCCAACAAGGTATACAAGCGATCTACAAAAAACTGATTGTGAATACAGAGGTGAAGCAATACCAGTTCATGCCACTGGAGGTAGTCACAAAAGAAAACCTAAAATACGCCAACTCTTATGATGGGTTAGGTACAAAAAAAGCCGAATAA